The following proteins are co-located in the Trichormus variabilis 0441 genome:
- a CDS encoding sensor histidine kinase has protein sequence MNINPVDSAIKLKQQSHPHILFGTEVDEHSSGEQLLLSMYDSVQTSIFVVDVLQDGDFQYVALNPTHERWVGIRSEDLRGKKPEDILTAVDAAKVRQHYADCVRFGKTISYEQCLQFQGVSTWWSTTLTPLRDTNSKIYRLIGTSSNITAAKQTAQAREIQAEGAQILAAIAQRIQESLDLETILYQTAKDLRQCLKCDRILIYQIKSDNNGAIVAESTVLPDISLLGKHFRDPCFQGKNKESQGRCCLEIIEDIYAAGVKPCQRDFLASMQVRANIVMPIALKPDLWGLLIAQYCYEPHQWQQIEIDLLKQLATQLGIGIQNAKLQQQLKQLQAKLTTHKHEQQAQVKQTDKFQALVLNITEKTRDYGEETQVLATVTQELANLFQLESCYIELYSTDCTVASVVHEYAANQPTYQGLTRQIADFSEIYEPLLQKQHFQTIEIVPGWHPQLLVITQLACPIFDAQGMLGNLWLIRPIQQMLTQSEICLVQTLANLCAIAIRQAKLDATNQARLKKLEQRENLTNKFLRKLSQELRTPITSISLAAQTLETVLSPSITLDEIIPQLLQILHNECGRESKLINDLLTLTYLQTKPEPPTLISIDFQTWLPPIVESFRDLTSCQQQRLHLIIEPGLPRLETDITELERILTELLSHTCKYTPAGESITVSAQLTDNTVQLSISNSGLEIPTHVRSRIFEPFYHISNNDPWKYSGTGLEMALVQKMVRHLGGSISVESSHGQTTFMIRFPASLS, from the coding sequence ATGAATATCAACCCAGTAGATTCAGCCATCAAGTTGAAGCAGCAGTCGCATCCGCATATTCTTTTTGGGACAGAGGTAGATGAACACAGCAGTGGCGAACAATTATTACTGAGTATGTATGATTCTGTGCAGACATCTATATTTGTGGTGGATGTTCTACAAGATGGAGATTTTCAGTATGTAGCACTCAATCCCACCCATGAAAGATGGGTAGGGATTAGGTCAGAAGATTTGCGGGGCAAAAAACCAGAAGATATTTTAACAGCTGTTGATGCGGCTAAAGTGCGTCAGCACTATGCTGACTGTGTACGCTTTGGCAAAACGATTTCCTATGAACAATGCTTACAGTTTCAGGGAGTAAGCACTTGGTGGAGTACAACGCTTACGCCACTACGAGATACTAACTCCAAAATTTATCGATTGATTGGCACTAGTAGCAATATCACTGCGGCAAAACAAACAGCACAAGCCAGGGAAATTCAAGCGGAAGGCGCGCAGATTTTAGCCGCAATTGCCCAAAGGATTCAGGAATCTTTGGATTTAGAAACAATCCTTTATCAAACTGCCAAAGATTTACGACAGTGTTTAAAATGCGATCGCATTCTGATTTATCAAATCAAATCAGACAATAATGGGGCGATTGTTGCAGAATCAACTGTATTGCCTGATATTTCCCTCTTGGGAAAACACTTCCGTGATCCTTGCTTTCAAGGTAAAAATAAGGAATCTCAGGGGCGATGTTGTCTAGAAATTATTGAAGATATATATGCAGCAGGAGTGAAACCTTGCCAGAGGGATTTCCTCGCCTCCATGCAGGTGAGGGCGAATATAGTCATGCCAATAGCCTTAAAACCAGACTTATGGGGGCTGTTAATTGCTCAATACTGCTATGAACCACACCAATGGCAGCAAATAGAAATTGACTTACTCAAGCAACTAGCCACCCAGTTGGGTATAGGCATTCAAAATGCGAAACTACAACAGCAACTAAAACAACTGCAAGCCAAGCTAACAACACACAAACATGAGCAGCAAGCCCAGGTAAAACAGACAGACAAATTTCAAGCACTAGTTTTAAATATTACAGAAAAAACCCGTGATTACGGCGAGGAAACGCAAGTTTTAGCAACAGTCACTCAAGAATTAGCCAATTTATTCCAACTAGAATCTTGCTACATCGAACTTTATAGCACTGACTGCACCGTAGCTAGTGTAGTTCATGAATATGCAGCTAACCAGCCCACATACCAGGGACTCACTAGACAAATTGCAGACTTTAGCGAAATCTATGAACCACTATTGCAAAAACAGCATTTTCAAACCATAGAAATTGTCCCTGGTTGGCATCCTCAATTACTGGTTATTACCCAACTGGCTTGTCCCATTTTCGATGCTCAAGGGATGCTGGGTAATCTGTGGCTGATTCGACCCATACAACAAATGCTGACTCAATCAGAAATTTGCCTAGTACAAACTTTAGCAAATCTATGTGCGATCGCCATTCGCCAGGCCAAGTTAGACGCAACTAACCAAGCACGACTGAAAAAATTAGAACAACGAGAAAACCTGACCAACAAATTTCTCAGAAAACTTTCTCAAGAACTGCGGACACCAATAACTAGTATTAGCCTAGCAGCGCAAACCCTCGAAACTGTCCTCTCACCCTCAATTACCTTAGATGAAATCATCCCCCAGCTTTTACAGATTCTACATAATGAGTGTGGCAGAGAAAGCAAATTAATTAACGACTTGCTGACACTTACCTATCTACAAACCAAACCAGAACCGCCTACACTCATTTCCATCGACTTCCAAACCTGGCTTCCCCCCATCGTTGAATCCTTCCGTGACCTCACCAGTTGTCAGCAACAGCGATTACACCTGATAATTGAGCCAGGCTTACCGCGTTTAGAAACAGATATTACCGAACTAGAGCGGATTCTTACCGAACTACTCAGTCATACCTGCAAATATACTCCGGCTGGCGAATCAATTACAGTTTCCGCCCAACTCACAGATAATACTGTGCAACTAAGTATTAGCAATTCTGGCTTAGAAATTCCTACTCATGTGCGATCGCGCATCTTCGAGCCGTTCTATCATATTTCTAACAACGATCCTTGGAAATATAGTGGTACTGGCTTGGAAATGGCATTAGTCCAGAAAATGGTCAGGCATTTAGGCGGCTCCATTTCTGTCGAGAGTAGTCATGGTCAAACTACTTTTATGATCAGATTTCCCGCCTCACTCAGCTAA
- a CDS encoding DUF5895 domain-containing protein — MKASAKFDFEDEKFNAPPSQVIPWCQMINPRYGTDGMQHHGLAIKLDNAQAVGFQPDENWEKVEHEFSSGIETVFISATPRIVIVRRGPLSVKDRETGIKLGTLKENYDAFLADKLKFKTFTRYLIFLVGENKKFLHESPLQLTLNGAAGASFSKTYCEFQQGKVVSGFVAEIERAYALYRKQPITPKGPLFHAHGIFCPIIECEERGIEPNTVLVASTVDYEHPSIANLTNYLIASDAPESAIICKTFEDYKDFGKEPVRTETPKMAMAGVSSSYIYPDEDDFGYPPY, encoded by the coding sequence ATGAAAGCATCTGCTAAGTTCGACTTTGAGGACGAAAAATTTAATGCACCCCCTTCTCAAGTCATCCCTTGGTGTCAGATGATTAATCCTCGGTATGGCACAGATGGTATGCAGCATCACGGTTTAGCGATTAAGCTGGATAATGCTCAAGCTGTGGGTTTTCAGCCAGATGAAAATTGGGAAAAGGTGGAACATGAGTTTAGTTCCGGTATCGAAACAGTTTTCATTAGTGCGACTCCCCGAATAGTGATAGTGCGGCGGGGGCCTTTGTCTGTTAAAGACAGAGAGACTGGGATCAAATTGGGAACTTTGAAGGAAAATTATGATGCGTTTTTGGCAGATAAACTCAAATTTAAAACCTTTACACGTTATCTAATTTTCTTGGTTGGTGAAAATAAAAAGTTTCTGCATGAATCACCACTGCAATTAACCTTAAATGGTGCAGCCGGGGCAAGTTTTAGCAAGACTTATTGTGAATTTCAACAAGGCAAAGTAGTTAGTGGCTTTGTGGCGGAGATAGAAAGAGCTTATGCTTTATACCGCAAGCAGCCAATAACGCCGAAGGGGCCTTTGTTCCATGCTCACGGTATTTTCTGCCCGATTATTGAGTGTGAAGAAAGAGGAATTGAACCAAATACAGTTTTGGTGGCTTCGACCGTAGATTATGAGCATCCATCAATTGCTAATCTGACTAATTACCTGATAGCTTCCGACGCGCCCGAATCGGCAATTATTTGTAAAACATTTGAAGATTACAAAGATTTTGGGAAGGAACCTGTCAGAACAGAAACTCCGAAAATGGCGATGGCTGGGGTTTCTAGTTCCTATATTTATCCTGATGAAGATGATTTTGGCTATCCACCCTATTAA
- a CDS encoding Ycf66 family protein, producing MLANILALVVGLGSLAIYIAAFFFPEIHRKNDFIWSGVGLFYALVLWIFAPKISGGLLLGHVASVALLVWFGWQTLSLRRQVTPLAQQTTVPSPEVIQSTIQEQAAKFSLQEKVAQLQQDIGSTFSGLKNKVQQTGNQKVTTAPVQTTTKPSVEIVDKTEKSTEETVTTTETSSPTTTTEPPAAVLSTDTDSTTEIVPEVIPPNPPAPELVEAAQPHPESEDKEPIPVEEIAPDAVLAPPAEAPPESLPPT from the coding sequence ATGCTGGCAAATATCCTAGCCTTGGTGGTTGGCCTTGGTAGTTTAGCAATCTACATTGCAGCTTTCTTTTTTCCGGAAATCCACCGTAAAAATGATTTTATTTGGAGTGGAGTAGGGCTTTTTTATGCCCTAGTTTTGTGGATTTTCGCACCAAAAATTTCTGGAGGTCTCTTACTGGGTCATGTGGCTAGTGTGGCACTCCTAGTTTGGTTTGGCTGGCAAACTCTTTCATTGCGTCGCCAGGTGACTCCCCTAGCACAACAAACCACCGTACCAAGTCCTGAGGTGATACAGTCAACTATCCAAGAACAAGCTGCTAAGTTTTCTCTTCAGGAAAAAGTTGCCCAGTTACAACAAGATATTGGTAGCACTTTTAGTGGTTTGAAAAATAAAGTACAACAGACGGGTAATCAAAAAGTTACAACTGCTCCAGTACAAACTACAACAAAACCATCTGTTGAAATTGTTGATAAAACGGAAAAATCTACTGAGGAGACCGTTACCACTACAGAGACTTCATCACCAACAACTACTACAGAACCACCAGCAGCAGTATTGTCTACTGATACTGACTCCACCACAGAAATTGTCCCAGAAGTGATTCCACCCAATCCCCCAGCCCCTGAATTGGTGGAAGCCGCTCAACCACATCCTGAGTCTGAGGACAAGGAACCAATTCCCGTGGAAGAAATTGCCCCTGATGCGGTACTCGCTCCCCCCGCAGAAGCACCACCGGAGTCACTACCGCCGACTTAA
- the gndA gene encoding NADP-dependent phosphogluconate dehydrogenase — protein MTLQSFGVIGLAVMGENIALNVERNGFPIAVYNRSREKTDAFMAQRAGGRNVKAAFTLEEFVAALERPRKILVMVQAGKPVDAVIQQLKPLLDEGDIIIDGGNSWFEDTQRRTQELEPAGLRFLGMGVSGGEEGALNGPSLMPGGTQSSYEYLSPIFNKIAAQVDDGPCVTYVGPGGSGHYVKMVHNGIEYGDMQLIAEAYDLLKTAGGLDAKQLHEVFAQWNTTDELNSFLIEITANIFPYVDPDTKLPLVDLIVDAAGQKGTGRWTVQTALELGVSIPTITAAVNARIISSIRDERIAASKQLTGPSGKYDGDTKEFINKVRDALYCSKICSYAQGMALLSTASTTFNWNLNLSELARIWKGGCIIRAGFLNKIKKAFNENPALPNLLLAPEFKQTILDRQAAWREVIITAAKLGIPVPAFSASLDYFDSYRRDRLPQNLTQAQRDYFGAHTYLRTDKAGAFHTEWVPIAEAKK, from the coding sequence ATGACACTACAAAGCTTTGGTGTGATTGGTTTAGCCGTTATGGGCGAGAATATCGCTCTAAACGTGGAGCGTAATGGCTTCCCAATTGCAGTTTATAACCGTTCCAGAGAGAAAACCGATGCTTTCATGGCACAGCGTGCTGGTGGACGCAACGTTAAAGCTGCTTTTACCCTGGAAGAGTTTGTTGCTGCACTAGAACGTCCCCGCAAGATTCTAGTGATGGTGCAAGCTGGTAAACCAGTGGATGCAGTAATTCAGCAGCTCAAGCCTCTACTAGATGAAGGCGATATCATCATCGACGGTGGTAACTCTTGGTTTGAAGATACCCAAAGACGGACTCAAGAACTAGAACCAGCAGGCTTACGCTTCCTGGGGATGGGTGTCAGTGGTGGTGAAGAAGGCGCACTCAATGGCCCTTCACTGATGCCCGGTGGTACACAAAGTTCTTACGAGTATCTGTCCCCCATTTTCAACAAAATTGCTGCTCAAGTTGATGATGGCCCTTGTGTAACTTATGTTGGCCCTGGTGGTTCCGGTCACTATGTCAAAATGGTACACAACGGTATTGAGTATGGCGATATGCAGTTGATTGCAGAAGCCTACGACTTGCTGAAAACTGCTGGTGGGCTGGATGCTAAACAACTACATGAAGTATTTGCCCAATGGAATACTACCGATGAACTCAATTCATTTTTGATTGAGATTACAGCCAATATCTTCCCCTATGTTGACCCAGATACCAAGTTACCCTTGGTGGATTTGATTGTTGATGCAGCTGGTCAAAAGGGAACTGGACGCTGGACTGTACAAACTGCTTTGGAATTGGGTGTTTCTATCCCCACCATTACAGCAGCAGTGAATGCTCGGATTATCTCTTCCATTCGAGATGAGCGCATAGCAGCATCTAAGCAGTTGACAGGCCCTAGTGGCAAATATGACGGCGATACCAAAGAGTTTATTAACAAAGTCCGGGATGCACTTTACTGCTCCAAGATTTGTTCTTATGCTCAAGGGATGGCTTTGCTATCTACAGCTTCCACAACATTTAATTGGAATTTGAATCTGAGTGAATTGGCGCGGATTTGGAAAGGTGGTTGTATTATTCGCGCTGGCTTCTTGAATAAGATTAAGAAGGCATTTAACGAAAATCCCGCATTACCCAACTTGCTACTCGCTCCAGAATTTAAGCAAACAATTCTCGACAGACAAGCAGCTTGGCGGGAAGTAATCATCACTGCGGCTAAACTCGGAATCCCAGTACCCGCATTTAGTGCATCCTTGGATTATTTTGACAGCTATCGCCGCGATCGCCTACCCCAGAACCTCACACAGGCACAACGCGACTACTTCGGCGCACACACCTACTTGCGTACCGATAAAGCTGGCGCTTTCCACACTGAATGGGTTCCCATTGCTGAAGCCAAGAAATAA
- a CDS encoding serine/threonine-protein kinase: MSYCLNPRCPKPENPHDVKFCLSCGSKLHLKERYRAIKPIGQGGFGRTFLAVDEDKPSKPRCVIKQFYPQAQGTNTVQKAVELFTQEAIQLDELGKHPQIPELLAYFTQDDRQYLVQEFIDGLNLAQELAHKGVFSETRTIQLLNDLLPVLQFCHNRQVIHRDIKPENIILRNSDNKLVVVDFGASKSATNTALNQTGTSIGSPEYVAPEQMRGRAIFASDIYSLGVTCINLLTGRSPFDSYDTNNDTWVWQQYVKPQVSNYLSQIINKMTASVPARRYQTVEEVLKDLNQHSPVATTPAKPSHQVPQNPPPQPVSKTQSQIDLELEELKTQFLPGGKSKPQNIQPQPATNNNSAKSAIDLELEELKAKYLGNNNG, translated from the coding sequence ATGAGCTACTGTCTTAACCCCCGTTGTCCCAAGCCTGAAAATCCTCATGATGTGAAATTTTGCCTAAGTTGTGGTTCTAAGCTACATCTAAAAGAACGCTATCGGGCTATCAAACCCATCGGACAAGGTGGTTTTGGCAGAACTTTCTTAGCAGTGGATGAAGATAAACCCTCCAAACCTCGCTGTGTCATTAAGCAATTTTATCCCCAAGCTCAAGGTACTAACACAGTCCAGAAAGCTGTGGAATTATTTACTCAAGAAGCCATACAGTTAGACGAATTGGGTAAGCATCCGCAGATTCCCGAACTTTTGGCATACTTTACCCAAGACGATCGCCAATACTTAGTACAAGAATTTATTGACGGGCTAAACTTGGCGCAGGAACTAGCACATAAAGGTGTTTTCAGTGAAACGCGAACCATTCAACTATTAAATGATTTGTTGCCTGTATTGCAATTTTGTCATAACAGACAGGTGATTCATCGGGATATTAAGCCAGAAAATATTATCTTACGTAATAGTGATAACAAACTAGTTGTAGTAGATTTTGGTGCTTCTAAATCTGCCACTAATACAGCCTTAAATCAAACTGGGACAAGTATTGGTAGTCCTGAATATGTAGCACCAGAACAAATGCGGGGTAGGGCTATATTTGCCAGCGATATTTATAGTTTAGGAGTCACTTGTATTAATTTGTTGACTGGGAGATCGCCTTTTGATTCCTACGACACCAACAATGATACCTGGGTATGGCAGCAATATGTAAAACCACAAGTTAGCAATTATCTATCTCAAATTATCAACAAAATGACAGCAAGCGTTCCCGCAAGACGCTATCAAACTGTAGAGGAAGTTTTAAAGGATTTAAATCAGCATTCACCAGTAGCAACTACACCAGCAAAACCTAGTCATCAAGTCCCACAAAATCCTCCCCCACAACCTGTGTCAAAAACCCAGAGTCAAATTGACTTGGAATTAGAGGAATTGAAAACGCAATTTTTGCCTGGTGGGAAATCAAAACCACAAAATATACAACCACAACCTGCAACTAATAATAATTCTGCTAAGAGTGCAATTGATTTAGAGTTAGAAGAATTAAAAGCTAAATATCTTGGGAATAATAACGGCTAA
- a CDS encoding filamentous hemagglutinin N-terminal domain-containing protein, whose amino-acid sequence MNNFWVWIPKLGVAIAGVLTCMTDYAVAQVVHDNTLINNSQINTHNNIISIEGGTRAGDNLFHSFEQFSVAQGITAEFKNAVDVKNIISRVTGNSISQIDGILKSQYEANLFLINPNGIIFGSNASLNIGGSFVATTADTLIFADRRNYSTRELSLVPSPLSISVPIGLQFGANPGSIHNQSQTSPNGAMNSLFEPVGLQVKPGKTLALVGAGLIMEGGNLTAPLGRIELGSVGSNSYVSLSLVNQGWILGYQGIQDFQDIRLIQRTVDGSAFPSQIDVGGDGGGNIHIQGKAVEMNGRDVRLSTQTLGFNKAGDITIDANKLVIRNGAQILTFTFAQGAGGNLVINAAESVEVIGGFLVPNTNRVEPSALTSSTASDGKAGDITINTKRLIVQVGGNISTSSLGLPDFNNERIILATGAGGDLIVNAADSVEISGKARNVPSSLSASTNSYGNAGKLMIITGKLTVKDSSEVAVGSVVLKFAGLRVDNSNLGSAGELNITARSIVLDNQGKLLSNSESGQGGNIEIQVQNTLLMRRNSQISTNAGITSGRGDGGNIIINAPNGFIIGTPNENSDITANAFSGSGGKITINTNSVLGFVPRNRAELVKLLATENPKKLDPNKLPSNDITAFSQENPSFNGIVQINTPDADPSKGLIELPRNIIDTSEKIVASCHPSRISQRSSFVSTGRGGIASSPTDTLIDDAVLVGWAALPTQIESSADSIPEQHAQQDNLNVSPQILEAQGWQIDRDGNIVLVAQAPTVNPHTPTLHSSACTE is encoded by the coding sequence ATGAATAATTTTTGGGTCTGGATTCCCAAGCTAGGAGTTGCGATCGCCGGCGTATTAACCTGCATGACAGATTATGCTGTCGCGCAAGTTGTTCATGATAATACACTAATTAATAATTCCCAAATTAATACACACAATAATATTATTTCTATTGAAGGTGGAACTAGAGCCGGAGATAATCTTTTCCACAGTTTTGAGCAGTTTTCTGTAGCTCAAGGAATTACAGCCGAGTTTAAAAATGCTGTGGATGTAAAAAATATTATTAGCCGAGTGACGGGTAATTCTATTTCTCAGATTGATGGCATTCTGAAAAGCCAATATGAAGCCAATCTTTTTCTGATTAATCCTAACGGCATTATTTTTGGTTCTAATGCTTCTTTGAATATTGGCGGTTCATTCGTAGCGACTACGGCAGATACTTTGATTTTCGCTGATAGAAGAAATTATAGTACAAGAGAGTTATCCCTTGTACCATCTCCTTTATCAATTAGTGTTCCGATTGGTTTACAATTTGGTGCAAATCCAGGTTCTATTCATAATCAATCTCAAACAAGCCCTAATGGAGCTATGAATAGTCTTTTTGAGCCAGTTGGTCTGCAAGTGAAACCAGGTAAAACCCTAGCTTTAGTTGGTGCTGGCTTGATCATGGAAGGTGGGAATCTGACTGCTCCTTTGGGTCGCATTGAACTAGGAAGTGTAGGAAGTAATAGTTACGTCAGTCTAAGTCTAGTAAATCAAGGTTGGATATTGGGATATCAAGGTATTCAAGATTTTCAAGACATACGATTAATTCAAAGAACTGTTGATGGTTCTGCATTTCCATCTCAAATAGATGTGGGCGGTGATGGAGGCGGTAATATTCATATCCAAGGTAAAGCTGTAGAGATGAATGGCCGTGATGTCCGCTTATCGACTCAAACATTGGGTTTCAATAAAGCTGGAGATATAACGATTGACGCAAACAAATTAGTAATTCGTAATGGGGCGCAAATATTAACATTCACTTTCGCTCAGGGAGCAGGTGGAAATTTGGTTATCAACGCGGCTGAATCTGTAGAAGTGATTGGTGGCTTTCTTGTACCGAATACAAATCGTGTTGAACCCAGTGCATTGACAAGTTCAACTGCGTCTGATGGTAAAGCGGGTGATATCACAATTAATACAAAAAGATTAATTGTCCAAGTTGGGGGAAACATATCTACCAGTTCCCTTGGGTTACCAGATTTTAATAACGAAAGAATAATATTAGCTACAGGAGCAGGAGGAGATTTAATAGTCAATGCTGCTGATTCTGTAGAAATAAGTGGCAAAGCCAGAAATGTTCCTAGTTCTTTGTCCGCTTCTACAAATAGTTATGGTAATGCTGGCAAGTTAATGATAATTACAGGAAAATTGACTGTAAAAGATTCATCTGAAGTAGCTGTTGGCAGCGTCGTTTTAAAATTTGCTGGACTGAGAGTTGATAATAGCAATTTAGGCTCTGCTGGGGAACTAAACATAACTGCTCGTTCTATAGTTCTGGATAACCAGGGAAAACTTTTATCAAATAGTGAATCAGGTCAAGGTGGTAATATTGAGATCCAGGTGCAAAACACTCTACTGATGCGCCGTAACAGCCAAATCTCCACAAATGCAGGTATCACATCTGGGCGAGGCGATGGGGGTAATATTATCATCAATGCACCTAATGGTTTTATTATTGGCACTCCTAATGAAAATAGTGATATCACCGCCAACGCATTCTCTGGTAGTGGTGGGAAAATCACTATAAATACTAATAGTGTTTTGGGGTTTGTACCTCGTAATCGTGCCGAATTAGTAAAGTTGCTAGCAACTGAAAATCCTAAAAAACTAGACCCAAATAAGCTTCCTAGTAATGATATTACAGCTTTTTCTCAGGAAAACCCTTCATTCAATGGCATCGTACAAATTAATACACCTGATGCTGATCCTAGTAAAGGGTTAATAGAATTGCCGAGAAATATCATTGATACTTCTGAGAAAATTGTTGCTAGTTGTCATCCTAGTCGAATTTCGCAAAGAAGTTCATTTGTTTCTACAGGAAGAGGAGGAATTGCATCTAGCCCTACGGATACGCTGATTGATGATGCTGTGTTGGTAGGTTGGGCTGCATTACCGACACAGATAGAAAGTAGTGCTGATAGTATTCCTGAACAACACGCACAGCAGGATAATTTGAACGTCTCTCCCCAAATTTTAGAAGCACAAGGCTGGCAAATAGATCGCGACGGTAATATAGTACTGGTGGCGCAAGCACCTACTGTAAATCCTCATACTCCAACACTACATTCGTCAGCTTGTACAGAATAG
- a CDS encoding carbohydrate ABC transporter permease has protein sequence MTKLNWNWKSADFWSLAALLLGALIVLLPLFVVFLTSFAPPGSNLELLPKNNWSLANYHDAWQRGKFLLAFANSTLVAIAVTAFQIVTSALAGYALARLKFRGRQILLLIVLATLIIPFQLLVIPIFLVLKWGHLINTYGALILPTAVNGFGIFLLRQYFQTIPVELEEAATIDGANRIQILWQVMLPLARPALVTLFLFTFIAEWNDLFKPLVFTTRPELRTVQLALAEFQEQFTNNWPLMMAAVTIATVPVMVLFLIGQRQFIQGIAATGMKN, from the coding sequence ATGACCAAACTAAACTGGAATTGGAAATCTGCTGATTTTTGGAGTCTAGCAGCGCTACTGCTGGGGGCATTGATTGTGCTGTTGCCACTGTTTGTGGTTTTTCTCACTTCTTTTGCACCTCCAGGTTCAAATTTAGAACTTTTGCCCAAAAATAATTGGTCATTAGCTAATTACCACGATGCTTGGCAACGAGGTAAGTTCTTGTTGGCATTCGCTAATTCTACCTTGGTAGCGATCGCAGTGACGGCATTTCAGATTGTCACTTCAGCGCTAGCTGGCTACGCCCTAGCGAGACTGAAATTCCGGGGTAGGCAAATACTACTTTTGATTGTTTTAGCGACTTTAATTATCCCTTTTCAATTACTAGTGATTCCCATCTTCTTGGTGTTGAAGTGGGGACACTTGATTAATACCTACGGAGCGCTAATTTTACCAACTGCTGTTAATGGCTTTGGCATTTTCCTTTTACGTCAATATTTCCAGACAATTCCCGTAGAGTTGGAAGAAGCCGCAACCATCGATGGAGCGAACCGGATACAAATTTTGTGGCAAGTGATGTTACCTCTGGCTCGCCCCGCTTTGGTGACGCTGTTTCTGTTCACCTTTATTGCTGAATGGAATGATTTATTTAAACCTTTGGTTTTCACCACCAGACCAGAATTAAGAACGGTGCAGCTAGCATTGGCGGAGTTTCAGGAGCAGTTTACCAATAATTGGCCTTTGATGATGGCAGCAGTCACAATTGCAACTGTACCTGTAATGGTGCTATTTCTTATCGGTCAGCGTCAGTTTATCCAAGGTATTGCTGCTACTGGTATGAAAAATTGA
- a CDS encoding aldehyde oxygenase (deformylating) has translation MQQVAADLEIDFKSEKYKDAYSRINAIVIEGEQEAYENYIQLSQLLPDDKEDLIRLSKMESRHKKGFEACGRNLQVSPDIEFAKEFFAGLHGNFQKAAAEGKVVTCLLIQSLIIECFAIAAYNIYIPVADDFARKITEGVVKDEYSHLNFGEVWLQKNFAQSKAELEEANRHNLPIVWKMLNQVADDAAVLAMEKEALVEDFMIQYGEALSNIGFTTRDIMRMSAYGLTAA, from the coding sequence ATGCAGCAGGTTGCAGCCGATTTAGAAATCGATTTCAAGAGCGAAAAATATAAAGATGCCTATAGTCGCATAAATGCGATCGTGATTGAAGGGGAACAAGAAGCATATGAGAATTACATTCAACTATCCCAACTGCTGCCAGACGATAAAGAAGACCTAATTCGCCTCTCGAAAATGGAAAGTCGCCACAAAAAAGGATTTGAAGCTTGTGGACGGAACCTGCAAGTATCCCCAGACATAGAGTTCGCTAAAGAATTCTTTGCCGGGCTACACGGTAATTTCCAAAAAGCGGCAGCTGAAGGTAAAGTTGTCACTTGCCTATTGATTCAATCCCTGATTATTGAATGTTTTGCGATCGCCGCATACAATATCTACATCCCCGTGGCTGACGATTTCGCCCGTAAAATCACTGAGGGTGTAGTTAAAGATGAATACAGTCACCTCAACTTCGGCGAAGTTTGGTTACAGAAAAATTTCGCTCAATCAAAAGCAGAACTAGAAGAAGCTAATCGTCATAATCTTCCCATAGTCTGGAAAATGCTCAATCAAGTTGCCGATGATGCGGCAGTCTTAGCTATGGAAAAAGAAGCCCTAGTGGAAGATTTTATGATTCAGTACGGCGAAGCACTAAGTAATATTGGCTTCACAACCAGAGATATTATGCGGATGTCAGCCTACGGACTCACAGCAG